A region of Bacillota bacterium DNA encodes the following proteins:
- a CDS encoding ABC transporter permease, protein MSPGASPVARAGRQAGAWLAHMAPAAAGGTLVVGLVLAAVLAPWLAAADPTDGDIAARLLPPGQGHPLGTDPLGRDLFARLLYGGRQSLGAAGAVAAITLGLGLTVGTVAGYFGGWVDGLLMRLADLIRAFPGRILGLVLVGVVGPGPSGLVLAMAAVSWVPQARLVRGLTLSLREQEYVLAARVSGLSALAIVLRHIVPGVLPHVAVVAALDMSWFLMSISSLSLLGLGVQPPTPEWGMMVNEARPYFRTHPHLLFWPSLAIMLAVLGFTLLGEGLRDAWDPQRRGAQH, encoded by the coding sequence GTGTCGCCGGGCGCTAGCCCGGTGGCTCGGGCTGGCCGGCAGGCCGGCGCGTGGCTGGCGCACATGGCCCCCGCCGCTGCCGGCGGAACCCTCGTTGTCGGCCTGGTGCTGGCCGCCGTCCTCGCCCCCTGGCTCGCTGCCGCAGACCCCACCGACGGCGACATCGCCGCCCGCCTGCTTCCCCCGGGTCAAGGCCACCCGCTGGGGACGGATCCCCTCGGCCGGGATCTCTTCGCCCGCCTCCTCTACGGGGGCCGCCAGTCCCTCGGGGCGGCCGGAGCCGTGGCCGCCATCACCCTGGGGCTCGGCCTCACGGTGGGAACGGTCGCGGGGTACTTCGGCGGGTGGGTGGACGGGCTCCTGATGCGCCTGGCGGACCTGATCCGGGCGTTTCCGGGCCGCATCCTGGGGCTCGTCCTGGTTGGCGTCGTGGGCCCGGGGCCGTCGGGGCTGGTGCTGGCCATGGCGGCCGTCTCCTGGGTGCCGCAGGCCCGCCTCGTACGCGGCCTCACCCTGTCGCTGCGCGAGCAGGAGTATGTCCTGGCGGCACGCGTCTCCGGCCTGTCGGCCCTGGCCATCGTGCTCCGCCACATCGTGCCCGGGGTGCTCCCCCACGTCGCCGTGGTGGCGGCGCTCGACATGAGCTGGTTTTTGATGTCGATCTCCTCCCTGTCGCTGCTGGGGTTGGGGGTCCAGCCCCCGACTCCCGAGTGGGGGATGATGGTCAACGAGGCCCGCCCGTACTTTCGCACCCACCCGCACCTCCTCTTCTGGCCCAGCCTGGCGATCATGCTGGCGGTGCTCGGGTTCACGCTCCTCGGCGAGGGCCTCCGGGACGCCTGGGACCCGCAGCGCAGGGGGGCCCAGCACTGA